Proteins from a single region of Streptomyces vinaceus:
- a CDS encoding DUF4132 domain-containing protein encodes MAWLAAGEGYEIALVEGRVAARSTTGRAAGRQLKTLPKALRDHPEVDRLRRLAEWLERHEAACIAQVDTWMVSSLPVPTALLARVWPDEAWQSALRDMAVVGEDPDEVGFLRDATASGELKVVNLDGETVRLSPRTVTLPHPVLLPDLDDVRDFAAELGIVQRVEQIHRPTWEKPEGLAATATEVRDYAGGVFASRFGLAARATGLGYRVSGGYATCKVRDTGRGTEAAVWIGEPYYEDETSTGALSWHDENGRAVRLTEVGPVAWSEGMRMAAALYAGRKIEEGGDAR; translated from the coding sequence ATGGCATGGCTGGCGGCGGGCGAGGGGTACGAGATCGCCCTGGTGGAAGGCAGGGTGGCGGCGCGTTCCACCACCGGGCGCGCGGCGGGGCGGCAGTTGAAGACACTGCCCAAGGCCCTGCGCGACCACCCCGAGGTGGACCGGCTGCGCCGGCTCGCCGAATGGCTGGAGCGGCACGAGGCCGCCTGCATCGCCCAGGTGGACACCTGGATGGTGTCCTCGCTGCCCGTGCCGACGGCGCTGCTCGCCCGGGTCTGGCCGGACGAGGCGTGGCAGAGCGCGCTGCGCGACATGGCCGTGGTCGGCGAGGACCCGGACGAGGTGGGGTTCCTGCGGGACGCCACCGCCTCCGGTGAGCTGAAGGTGGTCAACCTCGACGGCGAGACCGTACGGCTCTCCCCGCGCACGGTGACCCTGCCGCACCCGGTGCTGCTGCCCGACCTGGACGACGTACGGGACTTCGCGGCCGAACTCGGCATCGTGCAGCGCGTCGAGCAGATCCACCGGCCGACCTGGGAGAAGCCCGAGGGGCTCGCCGCCACCGCCACCGAGGTACGGGACTACGCGGGCGGGGTCTTCGCCAGCCGCTTCGGCCTGGCCGCGCGGGCGACCGGCCTCGGGTACCGGGTCTCCGGCGGCTACGCGACCTGCAAGGTCCGCGACACCGGCCGGGGCACCGAGGCGGCCGTCTGGATCGGGGAGCCGTACTACGAGGACGAGACGAGCACCGGCGCCCTGAGCTGGCACGACGAGAACGGCCGGGCGGTGCGGCTGACGGAGGTCGGACCGGTCGCCTGGTCCGAGGGAATGCGGATGGCCGCGGCGCTGTACGCCGGGCGCAAGATCGAAGAGGGCGGGGACGCGCGATGA
- a CDS encoding HNH endonuclease family protein, with product MGRQIRVRGAALAVTVLLAVAGCSGTGAAPGKDAKPSAGGASSSAPGGSDAKPASGDVLPGMVGVEVARTQLAALKVAPPGTMAGYSRAKFTHWAEQGNKCDTREVVLKRDGTDVKQDSECKAVSGTWKSLYDGAVVTEASKMDIDHIVPLAEGWRSGAAGWDAARRKAFANDLTHPQLLSVTAATNRSKGDQSPDLWQPPDKSSWCQYGRAWTTVKSTYGLTVTEAEKKMLTAMLDSCAA from the coding sequence ATGGGACGTCAGATACGGGTACGGGGCGCGGCCTTGGCGGTGACGGTGCTGCTGGCCGTGGCCGGCTGCTCGGGCACCGGCGCCGCGCCGGGCAAGGACGCGAAGCCGTCGGCGGGCGGTGCGTCGTCCTCGGCGCCGGGCGGCTCGGACGCCAAACCGGCCTCGGGGGACGTGCTGCCGGGCATGGTCGGCGTGGAGGTCGCCCGTACGCAGCTGGCCGCGCTGAAGGTGGCACCGCCCGGGACCATGGCCGGCTACAGCCGGGCCAAGTTCACCCACTGGGCGGAGCAGGGCAACAAGTGCGACACCCGCGAGGTCGTCCTCAAGCGCGACGGCACGGACGTCAAGCAGGACTCCGAGTGCAAGGCCGTCTCCGGCACCTGGAAGAGCCTGTACGACGGGGCCGTGGTCACCGAGGCCTCGAAGATGGACATCGACCACATCGTGCCGCTCGCCGAGGGCTGGCGCTCGGGCGCGGCCGGCTGGGACGCGGCGCGGCGCAAGGCCTTCGCCAACGATCTCACCCACCCCCAGCTGCTGTCGGTGACGGCGGCCACGAACCGCTCGAAGGGCGACCAGAGCCCCGACCTGTGGCAGCCGCCGGACAAGTCGAGCTGGTGCCAGTACGGGCGGGCGTGGACCACCGTGAAGTCGACGTACGGCCTGACCGTGACGGAAGCGGAGAAGAAGATGCTCACCGCGATGCTGGACAGCTGCGCGGCCTGA
- a CDS encoding GNAT family N-acetyltransferase codes for MTEIRTPRLLLRRWTDDDLVPLSEINADPDVMRWIGDGSTLDLDETAEEIERWEEEWDEEGFGLFAVELLASGELIGAVGLTVAHSPAEVRDFVAISWRLGRPYWGQGYASEAAQATLEFALQDRGLDQVIAVNRSGHEESENVIRKLGMVADLDTTDPEHGHLLQVHSIDLTEYEA; via the coding sequence ATGACCGAGATCCGCACCCCCCGCCTGCTCCTGCGCCGCTGGACCGACGACGACCTCGTCCCCCTGTCGGAGATCAACGCCGACCCCGATGTGATGCGCTGGATCGGCGACGGCTCCACCCTCGACCTGGACGAGACCGCCGAGGAGATCGAGCGCTGGGAGGAGGAGTGGGACGAGGAGGGCTTCGGCCTCTTCGCCGTCGAGCTGCTGGCCTCGGGCGAGCTGATCGGCGCGGTCGGCCTGACCGTGGCGCACTCCCCGGCCGAGGTGCGCGACTTCGTGGCGATCAGCTGGCGGCTCGGCCGGCCCTACTGGGGCCAGGGCTACGCCTCGGAGGCCGCGCAGGCCACGCTGGAGTTCGCCCTCCAGGACCGCGGCCTCGACCAGGTGATCGCGGTCAACCGGTCGGGCCACGAGGAGTCCGAGAACGTGATCCGGAAGCTGGGCATGGTGGCCGACCTCGACACCACGGACCCGGAGCACGGCCATCTCCTCCAGGTCCACAGCATCGACCTGACCGAGTACGAGGCCTGA
- a CDS encoding isopenicillin N synthase family dioxygenase: protein MASSAGSSANARSRVPVIDLGPWRSGEAGARERIAARVDEALQAAGFLLITGHGVDPRLPARIREAAREFFRLPAAAKEPYAVAVGGRGWLGPGAEANSYAEGAASPPDLKESWSFAADEPTGDPSVDAEWFRPNAWPAEVPALRPLVIEYTARMRALSDELLELLATALGLEADRFTRHTGHPTWGFNLNWYPGTEVLGDPLPGQFRIGAHTDFGTVTVLDREPGSGGLQIHTDADGWQDAPYDPAALTVNIGDLMARWTGDRWRAGRHRVLPPPADAPAEELVSLVYFYECDPHTRVESLPPPVGRVVHEPVDSHTYLRAKLDAITVA, encoded by the coding sequence ATGGCGAGTTCCGCGGGTTCCTCCGCCAACGCTCGTTCCCGGGTTCCCGTGATCGACCTCGGGCCGTGGCGGTCCGGCGAGGCCGGGGCGCGGGAGCGGATTGCCGCCCGCGTGGACGAGGCCCTCCAGGCCGCCGGGTTCCTGCTGATCACCGGGCACGGGGTGGATCCGCGGCTGCCGGCGCGGATCCGGGAGGCGGCCAGGGAGTTCTTCCGGCTGCCCGCCGCCGCGAAGGAGCCGTACGCGGTCGCGGTCGGCGGGCGCGGCTGGCTCGGCCCGGGCGCCGAGGCCAACAGCTACGCGGAGGGCGCCGCCTCGCCGCCCGACCTCAAGGAGTCCTGGTCCTTCGCGGCCGACGAGCCCACCGGGGACCCGTCCGTGGACGCCGAGTGGTTCCGGCCGAACGCCTGGCCGGCCGAGGTGCCGGCGCTGCGGCCGCTGGTCATCGAGTACACCGCCCGGATGCGTGCACTGTCCGACGAGCTGCTGGAGCTCCTCGCCACCGCACTCGGCCTCGAAGCCGACCGCTTCACCCGCCACACCGGCCACCCCACCTGGGGGTTCAACCTCAACTGGTACCCGGGCACGGAGGTGCTCGGCGATCCGCTGCCCGGTCAGTTCCGCATCGGGGCCCACACGGACTTCGGGACGGTCACGGTCCTCGACCGCGAGCCGGGCTCGGGCGGCCTCCAGATCCACACCGACGCCGACGGCTGGCAGGACGCCCCGTACGACCCGGCCGCGCTCACCGTGAACATCGGCGACCTGATGGCCCGCTGGACGGGCGACCGCTGGCGCGCCGGCCGCCACCGGGTGCTGCCACCGCCCGCGGACGCCCCGGCCGAAGAGCTGGTTTCGCTGGTCTACTTCTACGAGTGCGATCCGCACACCCGGGTCGAGTCGCTGCCGCCGCCGGTGGGCCGGGTGGTGCACGAGCCCGTGGACTCCCACACGTACCTGCGGGCGAAGCTGGACGCGATCACGGTGGCCTGA
- a CDS encoding peptidase inhibitor family I36 protein — translation MRKFRTLLLAGALAVPLLAVPATMASAGAAPAAASTTAEPSGAAADGNYWVWEDTNRGGHSCGWSGNDSDWRTCGAGGNFNMNDRASSWWNNGYAGSFGDVRVYENIGYGGASTCAPNGGSGNIPWEWNDRISSHKWVTNCGF, via the coding sequence ATGCGTAAGTTCCGCACCCTGCTGCTCGCCGGCGCGCTCGCCGTACCGCTGCTCGCCGTCCCCGCGACCATGGCCTCCGCCGGGGCCGCCCCCGCCGCCGCCTCCACCACGGCCGAGCCCTCCGGCGCGGCCGCCGACGGCAACTACTGGGTCTGGGAGGACACCAACCGCGGCGGCCACTCGTGCGGTTGGAGCGGCAACGACTCCGACTGGCGCACCTGTGGGGCCGGCGGCAACTTCAACATGAACGACCGGGCCTCGTCCTGGTGGAACAACGGGTACGCCGGCTCCTTCGGAGACGTGCGCGTCTACGAGAACATCGGCTACGGCGGTGCCTCCACCTGTGCCCCGAACGGCGGGTCCGGCAACATCCCGTGGGAGTGGAACGACCGCATCTCCTCCCACAAGTGGGTCACCAACTGCGGTTTCTGA
- a CDS encoding GNAT family N-acetyltransferase, whose amino-acid sequence MTIMSSEAVDRSVSLTAQALREVAHLDWSVPAAGLEWSCYDTAVHVASDFTGYATQLTGRSTSGYAPFDISADPGTTPDGLIQVIEATGGLLSAAVAVTDPAVRAWHPYGFAGPDGFAAMGVVETLLHTHDILGGLGVTGWEPDADLCEQVLDRLFPQVPRDLAAPWPTLLWATGRGALPGLPRRTAWRWYAEPVTAERVVLCEISPLVAGDLQGDGTGGFAWAEDGPGEGTRFASGMVAKAREEGTFRPGWGAYAIVRTQDRRAIGGIGFHGAPDAEGNAEVGYDLVPSARGNGYVTEALKGLVSWAFAQPGVTALHARVDADNAPSHAVLLRAGFERTGSTEDGGARYSLRAAAQ is encoded by the coding sequence ATGACGATCATGAGCTCCGAAGCCGTGGACCGATCCGTTTCCCTCACCGCGCAGGCCCTCCGGGAGGTGGCGCACCTCGACTGGTCCGTGCCCGCCGCCGGCCTGGAGTGGAGCTGTTACGACACCGCCGTGCACGTGGCCAGCGATTTCACCGGGTACGCCACCCAGCTCACCGGGCGCTCCACCAGCGGGTACGCCCCCTTCGACATCAGCGCCGACCCGGGCACCACCCCTGACGGCCTGATCCAGGTCATAGAGGCCACCGGGGGGCTGCTGTCCGCGGCGGTGGCCGTGACCGACCCCGCGGTGCGGGCCTGGCACCCGTACGGTTTCGCGGGCCCCGACGGCTTCGCCGCGATGGGCGTCGTCGAGACGCTGCTGCACACCCACGACATCCTGGGCGGTCTCGGCGTGACGGGCTGGGAGCCCGACGCGGACCTGTGCGAGCAGGTCCTCGACCGGCTCTTCCCGCAGGTGCCGCGCGACCTCGCCGCCCCGTGGCCCACCCTTCTGTGGGCGACCGGCCGCGGCGCGCTCCCCGGTCTGCCCCGCCGCACGGCCTGGCGCTGGTACGCCGAACCCGTCACCGCCGAACGCGTCGTGCTCTGCGAGATCTCCCCGCTGGTCGCGGGCGACCTCCAGGGCGACGGCACCGGTGGTTTCGCCTGGGCCGAGGACGGCCCCGGTGAGGGCACCCGGTTCGCCTCCGGGATGGTGGCCAAGGCGCGGGAGGAGGGTACGTTCCGTCCGGGCTGGGGCGCGTACGCCATCGTCCGTACGCAGGACCGGCGCGCGATCGGCGGCATCGGCTTCCACGGCGCCCCCGACGCAGAGGGGAACGCGGAGGTCGGCTACGACCTCGTCCCCTCGGCCCGCGGCAACGGGTACGTCACCGAGGCGCTGAAGGGCCTGGTCTCCTGGGCCTTCGCCCAGCCCGGCGTGACCGCGCTGCACGCCCGGGTCGACGCGGACAACGCCCCTTCCCACGCCGTGCTCCTGCGGGCGGGGTTCGAGCGGACGGGCTCCACCGAGGACGGTGGAGCCCGCTACAGCCTGCGCGCGGCCGCTCAGTAG
- a CDS encoding serine hydrolase domain-containing protein produces the protein MSDLRDILERHVRSGSLPGAVGLVARGDRVEVAAVGSTDVEGTAPMVRDSIFRIASMTKPVTAVAVMTLVEEGLLALEDEIAPWLPELASPLVARTPASPLDDLVPAERPITVFDLLTSRAGYGFPSDFSLPAVGPLVSEVKQGPPQPQHLPGPDEWLKTLSGVPMLYQPGEAFLYNTCSDILGVLIARVSGQSLPEFMAERIFEPLGMADTGFSVPAGDLGRFTSLYRGGDGGLALADAPHGQWSSLPAFPSGAGGLVSTADDWWAFARMLLAQGALDGDRGRLLSAVSVRKVTTDWLTPAQRAAGELFLEGQGWGFGGSVDVVAREPWNVPGRYGWIGGTGTAGHVTPATGAVSILLTQVEMDNPTPPAPMRDVWTYAATA, from the coding sequence ATGAGCGACCTGCGCGACATCCTGGAACGGCACGTGAGGAGCGGATCGCTGCCCGGGGCGGTGGGCCTGGTGGCCCGCGGCGACCGGGTGGAGGTGGCGGCCGTCGGCTCGACCGACGTCGAGGGCACCGCTCCGATGGTCCGGGATTCGATCTTCCGGATCGCCTCGATGACCAAACCGGTGACGGCCGTGGCCGTGATGACGCTGGTCGAGGAGGGGCTGCTGGCCCTGGAGGACGAGATCGCGCCGTGGCTGCCGGAGCTGGCCTCGCCGCTGGTCGCCCGTACGCCCGCCAGCCCGCTCGACGACCTGGTGCCCGCCGAGCGCCCGATCACCGTGTTCGACCTGCTCACGTCCCGCGCCGGGTACGGGTTCCCGTCGGACTTCTCGCTGCCCGCGGTGGGCCCGCTGGTCAGCGAGGTGAAGCAGGGGCCGCCGCAGCCGCAGCACCTCCCGGGGCCGGACGAGTGGCTGAAGACGCTGTCGGGTGTTCCGATGCTGTACCAGCCGGGCGAGGCCTTCCTCTACAACACGTGCTCCGACATCCTGGGGGTGCTGATCGCCCGGGTCTCCGGGCAGTCCCTGCCCGAGTTCATGGCCGAGCGGATCTTCGAGCCGCTGGGCATGGCCGATACCGGGTTCAGCGTTCCGGCCGGCGACCTGGGGCGGTTCACGAGCTTGTACCGCGGCGGCGACGGCGGCCTCGCCCTGGCCGACGCCCCGCACGGGCAGTGGAGCAGCCTTCCGGCCTTCCCCTCCGGTGCGGGCGGGCTCGTCTCGACCGCCGACGACTGGTGGGCGTTCGCCCGGATGCTGCTCGCGCAGGGGGCTCTGGACGGGGACCGGGGGCGGCTCCTGTCGGCCGTGTCGGTACGGAAGGTCACCACCGACTGGCTGACCCCGGCCCAGCGGGCCGCCGGCGAGCTGTTCCTGGAGGGCCAGGGCTGGGGGTTCGGCGGCTCGGTGGACGTCGTGGCCCGCGAACCGTGGAACGTGCCGGGCCGGTACGGCTGGATCGGCGGCACCGGTACCGCGGGGCACGTCACCCCGGCCACCGGCGCGGTGTCCATCCTGCTCACGCAGGTGGAGATGGACAACCCGACGCCGCCCGCCCCGATGCGCGACGTCTGGACGTACGCGGCCACCGCCTGA
- a CDS encoding C39 family peptidase — MIRPTSDRPVPYHSQWESADLVPEFIAGRSAVTDPLWQESGADTAEEYAFWAPRMCGVACLRMALDHWGLPVPPSLPLLRELCDAGAYVREGDSVHGLIHRPFAAYAGIRYGIRAEAVADLPPDRIRATLAVGGLAMLSVHKTIRTLDPEPEAKGGHLVLAVAADDEHVMINNPSGFPGHSQQHAPVPWAALPRFYAARGILLEPPTPT, encoded by the coding sequence ATGATCCGTCCCACGAGCGACCGTCCCGTCCCGTACCACTCCCAGTGGGAGTCCGCCGACCTCGTCCCCGAGTTCATCGCCGGCAGGAGCGCGGTCACCGATCCGCTGTGGCAGGAGTCGGGGGCCGACACCGCCGAGGAGTACGCCTTCTGGGCGCCCCGCATGTGCGGGGTCGCCTGCCTGCGGATGGCCCTCGACCACTGGGGCCTGCCCGTCCCGCCCTCGCTGCCCCTCCTGCGGGAGCTGTGCGACGCCGGGGCGTACGTCCGCGAAGGGGACAGCGTGCACGGCCTGATCCACCGCCCCTTCGCCGCGTACGCGGGCATCCGGTACGGCATCCGCGCCGAGGCCGTCGCCGACCTGCCGCCCGACCGGATCCGGGCCACGCTGGCCGTCGGCGGCCTGGCGATGCTCTCGGTCCACAAGACCATCCGCACCCTCGACCCCGAACCGGAGGCCAAGGGCGGCCACCTGGTCCTGGCCGTCGCGGCCGACGACGAGCACGTCATGATCAACAACCCGTCCGGCTTCCCCGGCCACTCCCAGCAGCACGCCCCGGTGCCCTGGGCGGCGCTCCCCCGCTTCTACGCCGCCCGCGGGATCCTCCTCGAACCCCCCACCCCCACCTGA
- a CDS encoding M64 family metallopeptidase: MDASLRLTLRAALAAACTTALLLAAGPLGTAAAAPPPIPAKAGTGSGTGTEVEVPGPQDGTVAGSGHIRVPAAGKAKKAPQLSEAERAADGEVAELVDNGPTSDRLDIVVVGDGYTAAEQDRFHADARAKWAEITAVEPYSTYRNLFNVWTVDAVSHDSGVSGDPTPATVRDTALGSYFWCEDIERLLCIDQPKVDAYVAKAPAADLVLVLSNSAKYGGAGYNEPSAALGYEGISTASAGNAKSGQVAIHETGHSLGKLADEYFYPDTPGYEKYEGPEPADSNTSTLPADRMAAERAKWYRWLGAASPDGGTVGAYEGGGYYVTGLYRPTDNSIMRVLGKPFNLPGTEAMIAGFYQHAKPVTPLTPTGRTLRLRNTAKVSVPRLAGADGRQLDVRWYLDGRELRRFAGRTEVAVAELWLLDLRTHRLSVTAEDRTPSVRDPKIARTLKSTVDWTVRL, encoded by the coding sequence ATGGACGCGTCCCTCCGCCTGACGCTGCGCGCCGCCCTCGCCGCGGCCTGTACGACGGCCCTGCTGCTGGCCGCGGGCCCGCTCGGCACGGCGGCCGCGGCGCCGCCCCCGATACCGGCGAAGGCCGGGACAGGCTCCGGGACCGGGACCGAGGTGGAGGTTCCCGGGCCGCAGGACGGCACGGTCGCCGGATCCGGCCACATCCGCGTCCCCGCCGCCGGGAAGGCGAAGAAGGCCCCGCAGCTGTCCGAGGCCGAGCGGGCGGCCGACGGCGAGGTCGCCGAGCTGGTCGACAACGGCCCGACCTCCGACCGCCTCGACATCGTCGTCGTCGGCGACGGGTACACCGCCGCCGAGCAGGACCGCTTCCACGCCGACGCCCGGGCCAAGTGGGCCGAGATCACCGCCGTGGAGCCGTACTCCACGTACCGGAACCTCTTCAACGTCTGGACGGTCGACGCCGTCTCGCACGACTCCGGCGTCTCCGGCGACCCCACCCCGGCCACCGTCCGCGACACCGCCCTCGGCTCGTACTTCTGGTGCGAGGACATCGAGCGGCTGCTCTGCATCGACCAGCCGAAGGTGGACGCCTACGTGGCGAAGGCGCCCGCGGCCGACCTGGTCCTGGTCCTCTCCAACAGCGCCAAGTACGGCGGGGCCGGGTACAACGAGCCCAGCGCCGCCCTCGGCTACGAGGGGATATCGACCGCCTCCGCGGGCAACGCGAAATCCGGGCAGGTCGCCATCCACGAGACCGGCCACTCGCTGGGCAAGCTGGCCGACGAATACTTCTACCCCGACACCCCCGGCTACGAGAAGTACGAGGGCCCCGAGCCCGCCGACTCCAACACCTCCACCCTGCCCGCCGACCGGATGGCCGCCGAACGGGCCAAGTGGTACCGCTGGCTCGGCGCCGCGTCACCCGACGGCGGCACGGTCGGGGCGTACGAGGGCGGCGGCTACTACGTCACCGGCCTCTACCGGCCCACCGACAACTCGATCATGCGCGTACTGGGCAAGCCCTTCAACCTGCCCGGCACCGAGGCGATGATCGCCGGCTTCTACCAGCACGCGAAGCCCGTCACCCCGCTCACCCCGACCGGCCGCACGCTGCGGCTGCGCAACACGGCGAAGGTCTCCGTGCCCCGCCTGGCCGGCGCGGACGGCCGGCAGCTCGACGTCCGCTGGTACCTCGACGGCCGGGAGCTGAGGCGGTTCGCGGGCCGCACCGAGGTCGCGGTCGCCGAGCTGTGGCTCCTCGACCTGCGCACGCACAGGCTGTCGGTCACCGCCGAGGACCGCACGCCCTCGGTCCGCGACCCGAAGATCGCCCGCACCCTGAAGTCCACGGTCGACTGGACGGTCCGCCTGTAA
- a CDS encoding helix-turn-helix domain-containing protein, producing MDEPAEIGRRVQRMRAERGLTQRALAEPSYTSAYISTLESGKVRPSETALRFLAERLGTSYEELATGRPAHLATELRLALTDAQRTLATGDAAEAAVRYRQLLAEAERLGLDAERAEALLGLGDCALEAGELPQAIGHFEAAELLLAQEPLPRRARPIRGRAVAHLLAGELRYACYLLESAIDELNASGLADPEALVLLYAAVIGPYIDMGAHARAAHAAELALSLAPQVADPALVAGMHRQVARTFLTAGRPADADASLAKAQAIYRQLRLRTDLAHCHWMRGYVQAQNGDLVAAEVELRTARDILAARRAALYTAQVEVELADVLRRLGRCEEAAELLSGLLELGDSHGAVHAGGAHRLLGLMAEERGENKCAEEHYVQALTLLERSGASGDLADLCRLLGDLLRRTGRIEAALDAYRTGLGHRAAPGTTTLGPAPASPPRR from the coding sequence ATGGACGAACCGGCCGAGATCGGCCGCAGGGTTCAGCGCATGCGCGCCGAACGCGGGCTTACACAGCGGGCGTTGGCGGAGCCCTCGTACACCTCCGCCTACATCTCGACCCTGGAGTCGGGCAAGGTCCGCCCCTCCGAGACGGCGCTGCGCTTCCTCGCCGAGCGGCTCGGCACCTCGTACGAGGAGCTGGCCACCGGACGCCCCGCCCATCTGGCCACCGAGCTGCGCCTGGCCCTCACCGACGCCCAGCGGACGCTGGCCACGGGGGACGCCGCCGAGGCGGCCGTACGGTACCGGCAGCTGCTGGCCGAGGCGGAACGGCTCGGCCTCGACGCCGAGCGGGCCGAGGCCCTGCTGGGCCTCGGCGACTGCGCGCTGGAGGCAGGGGAACTGCCGCAGGCCATCGGGCACTTCGAAGCGGCCGAGCTGCTGCTGGCGCAGGAGCCGCTGCCGCGCCGGGCCCGCCCGATCCGCGGCCGGGCCGTCGCGCACCTGCTCGCCGGGGAGCTGCGCTACGCCTGCTACCTGCTCGAATCGGCCATCGACGAGCTGAACGCGAGCGGGTTGGCCGATCCGGAGGCGCTGGTCTTGCTGTACGCCGCCGTGATCGGCCCGTACATCGACATGGGCGCCCACGCCCGGGCCGCGCACGCCGCCGAGCTGGCCCTGTCGCTGGCTCCGCAGGTGGCCGACCCGGCGCTGGTGGCGGGGATGCACCGGCAGGTGGCGCGTACGTTCCTGACCGCGGGGCGGCCGGCGGACGCGGACGCCTCCCTCGCCAAGGCCCAGGCGATCTACCGGCAGCTGCGGCTGCGGACCGATCTGGCGCACTGCCATTGGATGCGCGGCTACGTACAGGCGCAGAACGGCGATCTGGTGGCGGCGGAGGTGGAGTTGCGCACGGCCCGGGACATCCTGGCGGCCCGGCGGGCCGCCCTGTACACCGCGCAGGTCGAGGTGGAACTCGCCGATGTGCTGCGCCGGCTGGGCCGCTGCGAGGAGGCCGCCGAGCTGCTGTCCGGGCTGCTGGAGCTGGGCGACAGCCACGGCGCCGTGCACGCGGGCGGAGCGCACCGGCTGCTCGGGCTGATGGCCGAGGAGCGCGGGGAGAACAAGTGCGCCGAGGAGCACTACGTGCAGGCGCTGACCCTGCTGGAGCGCAGCGGGGCCAGTGGGGATCTGGCCGATCTGTGCCGGCTGCTGGGCGATCTGCTGCGGCGTACGGGCCGGATCGAGGCCGCCCTGGACGCGTACCGCACGGGGCTGGGCCACCGCGCGGCGCCGGGCACCACCACGCTGGGCCCGGCGCCGGCGTCACCACCGCGGCGGTGA
- a CDS encoding MFS transporter encodes MPARRPTAPLDTAPLDPRRWIVLAILSGSLLLISMDTTILNVAFPSLVGDLQPGAVQQLWIIDVYALALSGLLVTAGALGDRWGRKRLLMAGFAIFSVASLIAVLSTEAWHVIAARALLGVGGAAIMPSTLSILRGVFTDAKERAFALAVWAAVFGGGMAFGPVVGGLLVQHHGWHSAFLLNLPVAAVIVAAGLRYLPESRSPRGSGRWDWWGVGQSIVGMLALAGGIKQLGKSGIADPLPWALLALAAVALTVFVRRQLRLDDPLLQVRLFAKPAFSVAATAIFLPMVGMGAILFLVTQWFQYGQGYTPLEAGLRLLPAPLALICASMVAPTLMQRFAIRHVLSAGLVLLAAGMALPWTFQQFAELGYPAFAVALTVMGLGAGTATTVASVTLISTAPADEVSSAAAIEETCYELGSAMGVAILGSTAAVLYRGNLPVLDLDGATAAAVRESVGEAAHIAERLGGTVGKGLIEAASQAYTLAITPAFLIAGLLAIAAAATTWTMIPRDLRPTENH; translated from the coding sequence ATGCCCGCCCGCCGCCCCACCGCCCCACTCGACACCGCTCCACTCGATCCCCGCCGCTGGATCGTCCTCGCGATCCTGTCCGGCAGCCTGCTGCTGATCTCGATGGACACCACGATCCTCAACGTGGCCTTCCCCTCCCTCGTCGGCGACCTCCAGCCCGGCGCCGTACAGCAGCTGTGGATCATCGACGTCTACGCGCTCGCCCTCTCCGGCCTGCTCGTCACCGCCGGAGCCCTCGGTGACCGGTGGGGCCGCAAGCGGCTGCTCATGGCCGGTTTCGCGATCTTCTCCGTCGCCTCCCTCATCGCCGTGCTGTCAACCGAGGCCTGGCACGTGATCGCGGCCCGCGCCCTCCTCGGCGTCGGCGGCGCGGCGATCATGCCCTCCACCCTGTCGATCCTGCGCGGCGTGTTCACCGACGCCAAGGAGCGGGCCTTCGCGCTCGCCGTCTGGGCCGCCGTCTTCGGCGGCGGCATGGCTTTCGGCCCGGTCGTCGGCGGACTCCTCGTCCAGCACCACGGCTGGCACTCCGCCTTCCTCCTGAACCTCCCCGTCGCCGCCGTCATCGTCGCGGCCGGCCTGCGCTACCTCCCCGAATCCCGCTCCCCGCGCGGCAGCGGCCGCTGGGACTGGTGGGGCGTCGGGCAGTCGATCGTCGGCATGCTCGCCCTCGCGGGCGGCATCAAGCAGCTCGGCAAGAGCGGGATCGCCGATCCGCTCCCGTGGGCCCTGCTGGCCCTGGCCGCCGTCGCCCTGACCGTCTTCGTACGCCGTCAGCTGCGCCTGGACGACCCGCTGCTCCAGGTCCGGCTGTTCGCGAAGCCCGCCTTCAGCGTCGCCGCCACCGCGATCTTCCTGCCCATGGTGGGCATGGGCGCGATCCTCTTCCTCGTCACCCAGTGGTTCCAGTACGGCCAGGGCTACACCCCGCTCGAAGCGGGCCTGCGCCTGCTGCCCGCCCCGCTCGCCCTGATCTGCGCCTCGATGGTGGCCCCCACCCTCATGCAGCGCTTCGCGATCCGGCACGTGCTGAGCGCCGGACTGGTGCTCCTGGCCGCCGGCATGGCCCTGCCCTGGACCTTCCAGCAGTTCGCCGAGCTCGGCTACCCGGCGTTCGCCGTGGCCCTCACCGTCATGGGCCTGGGCGCGGGCACCGCCACCACCGTCGCCTCGGTGACGCTGATCTCGACCGCGCCCGCGGACGAGGTCTCCAGCGCGGCCGCCATTGAGGAAACCTGCTACGAACTCGGCTCGGCCATGGGCGTCGCCATCCTCGGCAGCACCGCGGCCGTGCTGTACCGGGGCAACCTGCCGGTCCTCGATCTGGACGGCGCCACCGCGGCGGCGGTCCGCGAGTCCGTGGGCGAAGCCGCCCACATCGCCGAACGACTGGGCGGCACGGTGGGCAAGGGCCTGATCGAGGCGGCCTCGCAGGCCTACACCCTCGCCATCACCCCGGCCTTCCTGATCGCGGGCCTCCTCGCGATCGCCGCCGCGGCCACCACCTGGACGATGATCCCGCGCGACCTGCGGCCCACCGAGAACCACTGA